A section of the Amycolatopsis sp. AA4 genome encodes:
- a CDS encoding DMT family transporter, which yields MNTTALAMVLVAAVVHAAWNLAAKRVSGGGPRFVWLYYTVSAAAMLPAIAVALAVEPERPQWTWLFAALGTAVLHVVYGIVLQRGYEVGDLSIVYPLARGTGPLVSVLVAVLVLGERPGVLGLVGAFLVVSGVLVISLGGSTGDAKARRAGVFYGVATGTVIAAYTLWDAHSVTSLGVPPLVYFGGGAIGQSILLAPTAARGRSEIKQLWRDHRREVLIVGLASPAGYLLVLYALRIAPVSLVAPARELSIVFGGVAAWLVLRERNAVRRLAGSLVVLAGIAAIAVA from the coding sequence ATGAACACCACCGCCCTCGCCATGGTCCTCGTCGCCGCGGTCGTGCACGCCGCGTGGAACCTCGCCGCCAAACGGGTTTCCGGCGGCGGTCCGCGCTTCGTCTGGCTGTACTACACGGTTTCGGCGGCGGCGATGCTCCCGGCGATCGCGGTCGCGCTGGCCGTCGAACCGGAACGTCCACAGTGGACTTGGCTGTTCGCCGCGCTGGGCACCGCGGTGCTGCACGTGGTCTACGGGATCGTGCTGCAGCGCGGCTACGAGGTCGGCGACCTGTCGATCGTCTACCCGCTGGCCCGCGGCACCGGACCGCTGGTGTCGGTGCTCGTGGCCGTCCTCGTCCTGGGGGAGCGGCCCGGCGTGCTCGGGCTGGTCGGGGCCTTCCTCGTCGTCTCGGGCGTCCTGGTGATCAGTCTCGGCGGCAGCACCGGCGACGCGAAGGCCCGTCGCGCCGGGGTGTTCTACGGCGTCGCCACTGGAACGGTCATCGCGGCGTACACGCTGTGGGACGCGCACTCGGTCACGTCGCTCGGCGTGCCTCCGCTCGTGTACTTCGGCGGTGGTGCGATTGGACAGAGCATCCTGCTGGCGCCGACCGCTGCCCGCGGCCGGTCCGAGATCAAGCAGCTGTGGCGGGACCACCGGCGCGAGGTGCTGATCGTCGGGCTGGCCTCGCCCGCCGGATACCTGCTGGTCCTGTACGCCCTGCGGATCGCGCCGGTCAGCCTGGTGGCTCCGGCGCGCGAGTTGTCGATCGTCTTCGGCGGCGTCGCTGCCTGGCTCGTGCTCCGCGAACGCAACGCCGTCCGCAGGCTGGCCGGATCGCTGGTGGTGCTGGCCGGGATCGCCGCGATTGCGGTCGCTTGA
- the rpsT gene encoding 30S ribosomal protein S20 — MANIKSQVKRITTNEKARQRNLAIRSSVKTAIRKFREAAEAGDKDKALELQRDAARKLDKAVTKGVIHANQAANKKSALAKRANQL; from the coding sequence ATGGCCAACATCAAGTCGCAGGTCAAGCGCATCACGACGAACGAGAAGGCGCGGCAGCGCAACCTGGCGATCCGGTCCTCGGTGAAGACCGCGATCCGCAAGTTCCGCGAGGCCGCCGAAGCCGGTGACAAGGACAAGGCCCTCGAACTGCAGCGCGACGCCGCTCGCAAGCTCGACAAGGCCGTCACCAAGGGCGTCATCCACGCCAACCAGGCCGCGAACAAGAAGTCGGCTCTCGCGAAGCGCGCGAACCAGCTCTGA
- the holA gene encoding DNA polymerase III subunit delta, giving the protein MTTAPAPLHLVTGEEELLIERAVRASLDAARAADPTADLTRTRVSDLTPPALAELVSPSLFAEGRVIVLESAQDISQELSDAVLAYVKAPADGIVLVVVHSGGGRSKAAKALPGALKKAGAEITECPKLTKPAEREAFVRNEVRRAGGKIDGAGLMALLDSVGSDLRELSSAATQLVADTGGVVDEQAVRRYHTGRADVTGFAVAEKAVAGDRAAAMESLQWAMQLGVPHVLVADALADAVRTIARVSAAGRGNPNQMAGELGMPPWKIRKAQGQSRGWGQDGLATAMRVVARLNAEVKGAAADANYALQRAVLDVVAAKGDR; this is encoded by the coding sequence GTGACCACCGCACCCGCGCCGCTGCACCTCGTCACGGGCGAGGAAGAACTGCTCATCGAACGGGCTGTGCGAGCGTCCCTCGACGCGGCCAGGGCCGCGGACCCGACGGCGGACCTCACGCGGACGCGGGTGTCCGATCTCACACCGCCGGCGCTGGCCGAGCTGGTGAGCCCGTCGCTGTTCGCCGAGGGGCGCGTGATCGTGCTGGAGTCGGCCCAGGACATCTCGCAGGAGCTGTCCGACGCGGTCCTCGCGTACGTGAAGGCGCCGGCCGACGGCATCGTCCTCGTGGTCGTGCACAGCGGCGGCGGGCGGAGCAAGGCCGCCAAGGCGCTGCCGGGCGCGTTGAAAAAAGCGGGCGCGGAGATCACCGAATGCCCGAAGCTGACCAAGCCCGCCGAGCGCGAGGCGTTCGTCCGCAACGAGGTGCGCCGCGCGGGCGGCAAGATCGACGGCGCGGGCCTGATGGCGCTGCTCGACTCGGTCGGCTCGGACCTGCGCGAACTGTCCTCGGCGGCGACCCAGCTGGTCGCCGACACCGGGGGAGTCGTCGACGAGCAGGCGGTCCGCCGCTACCACACCGGACGCGCCGACGTGACCGGCTTCGCGGTCGCGGAGAAGGCCGTCGCGGGCGACCGGGCCGCTGCGATGGAGTCGCTGCAGTGGGCGATGCAGCTGGGCGTCCCGCACGTCCTGGTGGCCGACGCCCTCGCCGACGCGGTCCGCACGATCGCTCGTGTGTCCGCAGCCGGGCGCGGCAACCCGAACCAGATGGCGGGCGAGCTGGGCATGCCGCCCTGGAAGATCCGCAAGGCGCAAGGCCAGTCCCGCGGCTGGGGCCAGGACGGCCTGGCCACCGCGATGCGCGTCGTGGCGCGGCTGAACGCCGAGGTCAAGGGCGCGGCGGCCGACGCGAACTACGCCCTGCAGCGCGCGGTCCTCGACGTGGTCGCGGCCAAGGGAGACCGCTGA
- the thrC gene encoding threonine synthase has translation MTAALSATSANKTIDLGPAVELVSKEEGHRQPLAPEFVSVEDFSPLEVAYDFGRVRREDIEAGPRNIWRYKKLLPVPSTVEETPNTEPGCTRLVRADRLAKELGLKSLWVKDDTGNPTHSFKDRVVAVALAAAREFGFEVLACPSTGNLANATAAAAARAGWRSVVLIPKNLERAKILTTAVYDGDLIAVDGNYDDVNRLATELAAEHPKWAFVNVNVRPYYSEGSKTLAYEVAEQLGWRIPEQIVVPIASGSQLTKVDKGFRELGQLGLVDASPYKVFGAQATGCSPVSTAYRNGHDVVQPVKPDTIARSLAIGNPADGPYVLDVVNRTGGAIEDVTDEEVVEGIRLLARTEGIFTETAGGVTVATAKKLVETGKLDPDAETVLLITGDGLKTLDAVENHLGPKATVPPSAEAVAKALGY, from the coding sequence ATGACTGCAGCCCTCAGCGCCACCTCCGCCAACAAGACGATCGACCTCGGTCCGGCCGTCGAACTGGTGTCGAAGGAAGAAGGGCACCGGCAGCCGCTCGCTCCGGAATTCGTCTCCGTCGAAGACTTCTCGCCGCTCGAGGTCGCCTACGACTTCGGCCGCGTCCGCCGCGAGGACATCGAGGCGGGCCCGCGCAACATCTGGCGTTACAAGAAACTCCTCCCTGTCCCCTCGACCGTCGAGGAGACTCCGAACACCGAACCCGGCTGTACCCGGCTCGTGCGCGCCGACCGGCTCGCGAAGGAGCTCGGCCTCAAGAGCCTGTGGGTCAAGGACGACACCGGCAACCCGACGCACTCGTTCAAGGACCGCGTGGTCGCCGTCGCGCTCGCGGCCGCCCGCGAGTTCGGCTTCGAGGTCCTCGCGTGTCCCTCGACCGGCAACCTGGCCAACGCGACCGCCGCCGCCGCGGCGCGCGCCGGCTGGCGGTCGGTCGTGCTGATCCCGAAGAACCTCGAGCGCGCGAAGATCCTCACCACCGCCGTCTACGACGGCGACCTGATCGCGGTCGACGGCAACTACGACGACGTGAACCGGCTCGCCACCGAGCTGGCCGCCGAGCACCCGAAGTGGGCGTTCGTGAACGTCAACGTCCGCCCGTACTACTCCGAGGGCTCGAAAACGCTCGCCTACGAGGTCGCCGAGCAGCTCGGCTGGCGCATCCCCGAGCAGATCGTCGTCCCGATCGCCTCCGGTTCCCAGCTCACCAAGGTGGACAAGGGTTTCCGCGAACTCGGCCAGCTCGGCCTCGTGGACGCCAGCCCGTACAAGGTGTTCGGCGCGCAGGCCACCGGCTGCTCGCCGGTCTCCACCGCGTACCGCAACGGCCACGACGTGGTCCAGCCGGTCAAGCCGGACACCATCGCCCGCTCGCTCGCGATCGGCAACCCGGCCGACGGCCCGTACGTGCTCGACGTGGTCAACCGCACCGGCGGCGCGATCGAGGACGTCACCGACGAAGAGGTCGTCGAAGGCATCCGGCTGCTCGCGCGCACCGAAGGCATCTTCACCGAGACGGCCGGCGGCGTCACCGTGGCGACCGCGAAGAAGCTCGTCGAAACCGGCAAGCTCGACCCGGACGCCGAAACCGTCCTCCTCATCACCGGCGACGGCCTCAAGACCCTCGACGCGGTCGAGAACCACCTCGGCCCGAAGGCCACCGTGCCGCCGTCCGCCGAAGCCGTCGCCAAGGCGCTCGGCTACTGA
- a CDS encoding ComEC/Rec2 family competence protein, producing MKLETEEKSRRDHDFRLVPAAVAGWAATLAGLQLGWWVATAIGAVAAIGAVVLLARGRARYLGAGGALLLVGLVAAVPTALRIHDAAADPLAAAATHAVTATLRVEISERPRPIHQAGYADQQAGTRSVAIPAQVTRATVDGQPVASTGRVLLLAPVTGWSGLLPGQEVTTSGRLMPARGGELTAAVLSVRAAPVDIGPAPWWQRAASALRNSLHSLCAILPEEPAGLLPGLVLGDTTALPQRVEAEFKASGLTHLMAVSGGNLVIIGGAVLLLCRLVRAGPRFSATAAGACLMGFLVLVGPEPSVVRAGVMGGIGLLALALGRRGSALPALAFAVCVLVAWDPTMAGNFGFALSVLATAGLVLLAPRWADSLVRKGVPPGYAEGLAVPLAAFVVTAPVIAGMAGTVSLVSVVTNVLAAPVVAPVTVLGVLATVVGPWWPGAGHLLIHAAEPEAQWLITVARHGARAPGAALSWPGGWWGGLCAAALLVVVVVAARFRRLRLLVAIGLVLVLLTVVPAKVLAPGWPPDGWAMVECDVGQGDAVVLATAEPGRAVVVDTGPEPGPVDECLRRLGVERVPLLVLSHLHADHIGGLASVFDGRAVGAIAVGPGRAPAWAWQSVSGEARRRGVPLVQLSEGQRLEWPGLSLDVLGPRYATTRSPALQDGTMINNSSVVLRADTGAGRVLLTGDVELAAQADLLAEGVDLRADVLKVPHHGSRYSLPQFLAAVRPRTALISVGAGNGYGHPSKSTVDVLGTMGVLVTRTDVDGDTAVVPEGSGPAVARRGEPRGPPR from the coding sequence ATGAAGCTGGAAACCGAAGAAAAGTCGCGGCGGGACCACGATTTCCGTCTCGTCCCCGCTGCCGTCGCCGGATGGGCGGCCACGCTCGCCGGACTGCAACTCGGCTGGTGGGTCGCGACCGCGATCGGAGCAGTAGCAGCGATCGGTGCCGTGGTCCTGCTAGCGCGCGGCCGCGCCAGATACCTCGGTGCCGGGGGAGCCCTCCTACTCGTAGGGCTCGTTGCCGCAGTGCCCACCGCTTTGCGCATCCACGACGCAGCAGCCGACCCGTTGGCAGCCGCAGCCACGCATGCCGTAACAGCGACGCTGCGAGTCGAGATCAGCGAACGTCCACGCCCGATTCACCAAGCTGGCTACGCCGATCAGCAGGCAGGCACTCGCTCAGTGGCGATTCCGGCACAGGTCACCAGGGCCACAGTGGACGGTCAGCCGGTCGCATCGACCGGCCGGGTCCTGTTGCTGGCCCCAGTCACCGGATGGAGCGGCCTGCTGCCCGGCCAGGAAGTAACGACGTCCGGTCGCCTCATGCCCGCCCGCGGCGGCGAACTGACCGCCGCAGTCCTCTCCGTCCGTGCCGCGCCAGTCGATATCGGGCCAGCGCCATGGTGGCAGCGCGCCGCCTCGGCACTGCGGAACAGCCTGCACTCGCTCTGCGCGATCCTCCCGGAGGAACCAGCGGGACTCCTGCCCGGACTGGTGCTGGGCGACACGACTGCGTTGCCCCAACGGGTCGAAGCGGAATTCAAGGCCTCCGGACTCACCCATCTGATGGCGGTGAGCGGTGGGAACCTCGTCATCATCGGCGGAGCTGTTCTGCTGCTGTGCCGATTGGTCCGAGCGGGCCCGAGGTTTTCCGCGACGGCGGCCGGAGCCTGTCTGATGGGATTCCTCGTCCTGGTGGGCCCCGAACCGAGTGTGGTGCGAGCAGGCGTCATGGGCGGCATCGGGTTGCTCGCGCTGGCCCTCGGACGGCGTGGTTCAGCATTGCCCGCATTGGCCTTCGCGGTGTGTGTCCTGGTGGCATGGGATCCGACGATGGCGGGGAATTTCGGTTTCGCGCTCTCGGTTCTCGCGACGGCAGGACTCGTGCTACTCGCGCCGCGCTGGGCAGATTCGTTGGTACGAAAGGGAGTCCCACCTGGTTACGCCGAAGGCCTCGCGGTGCCGCTGGCCGCGTTCGTGGTCACCGCGCCAGTCATCGCCGGGATGGCGGGCACGGTCAGCCTCGTCTCGGTGGTCACCAATGTCCTTGCGGCACCGGTCGTCGCGCCGGTCACGGTGCTGGGAGTGCTGGCAACCGTCGTCGGACCGTGGTGGCCGGGTGCGGGTCACCTGCTGATTCATGCCGCAGAGCCGGAAGCCCAATGGCTGATCACCGTCGCGCGGCACGGAGCAAGGGCGCCGGGCGCGGCGCTGTCCTGGCCCGGCGGTTGGTGGGGCGGATTGTGCGCGGCTGCCTTGCTGGTCGTAGTCGTGGTGGCGGCGCGGTTTCGGCGGCTCCGGCTGCTGGTGGCGATCGGGCTGGTCCTCGTGCTGCTGACGGTCGTGCCGGCCAAAGTCCTGGCACCTGGCTGGCCGCCGGACGGCTGGGCGATGGTGGAATGCGATGTCGGGCAAGGAGATGCGGTCGTCCTGGCCACCGCCGAGCCCGGTCGCGCCGTGGTCGTCGACACCGGGCCGGAGCCGGGGCCGGTCGACGAATGCCTGCGGAGGCTGGGCGTCGAACGGGTGCCGTTGCTCGTGCTGAGCCACCTGCACGCGGATCACATCGGCGGTCTCGCCTCGGTATTCGACGGGCGAGCCGTCGGCGCGATCGCGGTCGGACCAGGGCGCGCGCCCGCGTGGGCGTGGCAGTCGGTCTCCGGCGAGGCGCGGCGTCGGGGTGTGCCGCTGGTGCAGTTGAGCGAAGGGCAGCGGCTGGAATGGCCGGGGCTGTCGCTGGACGTACTAGGTCCGCGCTACGCCACCACGCGGTCACCAGCGTTGCAGGACGGCACGATGATCAACAACAGTTCGGTCGTCCTGCGCGCGGACACCGGCGCCGGCCGGGTCCTGCTGACCGGAGACGTCGAACTTGCCGCACAGGCGGATCTGCTCGCCGAGGGCGTCGACCTGCGGGCTGACGTGTTGAAGGTGCCGCACCACGGTTCGAGGTATTCGCTGCCGCAGTTCCTCGCGGCGGTGCGGCCGCGCACGGCGCTGATCAGTGTCGGCGCGGGCAACGGATACGGGCATCCGAGCAAGTCCACAGTGGACGTTCTCGGGACGATGGGAGTGCTGGTCACCCGGACCGACGTCGACGGCGACACCGCCGTTGTGCCCGAGGGAAGCGGGCCGGCGGTCGCGCGCCGGGGCGAGCCGCGGGGTCCGCCGCGGTAG
- a CDS encoding ComEA family DNA-binding protein — protein MPDAAGTPLLRPPDRTARLSALADNPAPPENQLTAGKLVRSWLPEHTEHRLTRRWLPGSTGLPGFLGRRGMIFALALLATAAVIAGGLAIFGRSPAAEIAPPLPTARAQVPHASKANENLVISVVGHVRSPGLVTVPSGSRVADALRAAGGANPGVDLTTLNLARKLTDGEQLAVGVPAAQAAPVGSSAAASKIDLNSATAEQLDSLPGVGEVTARRITDWRTQHGGFSSVEQLRDVDGIGESKFEKLREQVTVR, from the coding sequence GTGCCCGACGCGGCTGGTACGCCGTTGTTGCGGCCACCAGACCGCACCGCCCGATTGTCCGCACTCGCCGACAACCCAGCCCCACCGGAAAATCAGCTGACCGCCGGAAAACTGGTCCGCAGCTGGCTGCCCGAACACACCGAACACCGCCTGACCCGTCGCTGGCTCCCCGGCTCAACCGGCCTGCCCGGCTTCCTGGGCCGGAGAGGAATGATCTTCGCCCTCGCTTTGCTGGCAACTGCCGCCGTCATCGCCGGAGGGCTGGCAATCTTCGGCCGCTCACCCGCGGCTGAGATCGCCCCGCCCCTCCCGACCGCTCGCGCGCAAGTGCCGCACGCGTCGAAAGCCAACGAGAACCTGGTAATCAGCGTGGTCGGCCACGTGCGTTCGCCCGGCCTCGTCACGGTGCCGTCAGGTTCGCGCGTCGCCGACGCCCTGCGCGCAGCCGGTGGCGCCAACCCAGGCGTCGACCTGACGACACTCAACCTCGCCCGCAAACTCACCGACGGCGAGCAACTGGCAGTCGGTGTCCCAGCCGCCCAAGCGGCACCGGTCGGCTCAAGCGCGGCGGCCAGCAAGATCGACCTGAACTCCGCGACCGCCGAACAACTCGACAGCCTCCCGGGCGTCGGCGAGGTCACCGCCCGGCGCATCACCGACTGGCGCACCCAACACGGCGGATTTTCGAGCGTCGAACAACTCCGCGACGTCGACGGCATCGGTGAGAGCAAATTCGAAAAGCTGCGCGAGCAGGTGACCGTCAGATGA
- a CDS encoding DUF3626 domain-containing protein, whose translation MEPWERAVAHIAALATGNRADPSWRVTPHFHPDRLVGGVPILERMARDGRYRSQFETGVSNGGLTAHPGGERWRWESRLFGGAYDEAAPAHRPKYGSLNFRGRKAGGSPRFGSAHLRLARHTMSRTTFSYPDSVFEPTSFGVEEHLSELVAIAEADGKDLLEDYIEAQVHGEVDLARDVEALVLDPSYRGTEIETAARKLGPVEWHDGFRITAEELLRQPDYRGPAFTALGAELAEDGRLDPRILGKAAGHDEQDRKRVWHLLARFGNQELS comes from the coding sequence ATGGAACCTTGGGAGCGCGCAGTCGCCCACATCGCCGCATTGGCGACCGGCAACCGGGCCGATCCGTCGTGGCGGGTCACGCCGCATTTCCACCCGGACCGGCTGGTCGGCGGGGTGCCGATCCTGGAACGGATGGCCCGGGACGGCCGGTACCGCTCGCAGTTCGAGACCGGCGTGAGCAACGGTGGGCTGACCGCGCATCCGGGCGGAGAACGCTGGCGCTGGGAAAGCCGGTTGTTCGGCGGTGCCTACGACGAGGCCGCACCGGCGCATCGGCCGAAATACGGGTCGCTGAATTTCCGCGGCCGGAAGGCGGGCGGGTCGCCGAGGTTCGGTTCGGCGCATCTGCGACTCGCCCGGCACACTATGTCGCGAACGACTTTCAGTTATCCCGACAGTGTTTTCGAGCCGACGTCCTTCGGCGTCGAGGAGCACCTGTCCGAACTGGTCGCGATCGCGGAAGCGGACGGCAAAGATCTTCTGGAGGACTACATCGAGGCGCAGGTGCACGGCGAGGTGGACTTGGCGCGGGACGTCGAAGCGTTGGTTCTCGATCCGTCCTATCGAGGGACGGAAATCGAGACAGCGGCGCGAAAATTGGGCCCGGTCGAATGGCACGACGGGTTCCGGATCACCGCTGAAGAACTGCTTCGACAACCCGATTACCGCGGGCCGGCATTCACCGCGCTCGGTGCCGAACTCGCCGAGGACGGACGGCTCGACCCGCGCATCCTGGGGAAAGCCGCTGGTCACGACGAGCAAGATCGCAAGCGCGTCTGGCACCTGCTCGCCCGGTTCGGCAACCAGGAACTCAGCTAG
- a CDS encoding DegV family protein: MSVAVVTDSTAHLPEGFAERHSVRVVPLHVLVEGVCSLDGVEMGPAALAEALGERKIVTTSRPTPAEFVTEFRAALDAGADAVVSVHLSRELSGTWEAAVLAAEEVGSDRVRVVDSRTTAMGLGFAALHAADAAAAGASPAEVEEVATKAAERSSTLFVVETLEHLRRGGRIGSAAALLGTALAVKPVLHMSDGRILPLEKVRTMNRAIGRLVELSVQAAGTGPVELAVHHLASPERAVELANRLEEVIPGCAGGCVVSEIGAVIGAHTGPGVLGVVVQRAS, encoded by the coding sequence GTGTCGGTCGCCGTGGTCACGGACTCCACCGCGCACCTGCCCGAAGGCTTCGCCGAGCGGCACTCGGTGCGGGTGGTGCCCCTGCATGTCCTCGTGGAAGGCGTGTGCTCGCTCGACGGCGTCGAAATGGGTCCCGCCGCGCTCGCGGAAGCGCTGGGGGAGCGCAAGATCGTCACGACTTCCCGGCCCACTCCGGCTGAGTTCGTCACCGAATTCCGCGCCGCACTCGACGCCGGCGCGGACGCGGTCGTGTCCGTGCACCTGTCGCGCGAGTTGTCCGGCACCTGGGAAGCCGCCGTTCTGGCCGCGGAAGAAGTCGGTTCGGACCGGGTCCGCGTCGTCGATTCCCGCACCACAGCGATGGGTTTGGGCTTCGCCGCCCTCCACGCCGCCGACGCTGCCGCTGCCGGAGCCAGCCCGGCGGAAGTCGAAGAGGTCGCGACGAAAGCGGCCGAACGGTCGTCGACGTTGTTCGTGGTCGAGACGTTGGAACACCTGCGCCGCGGCGGCCGCATCGGCTCGGCCGCGGCGTTGCTCGGCACCGCGCTGGCGGTGAAACCGGTGCTGCACATGTCCGACGGGCGGATCCTGCCGCTGGAGAAGGTGCGCACGATGAACCGCGCGATCGGGCGGTTGGTCGAGTTGTCGGTGCAGGCGGCGGGCACCGGACCGGTCGAGCTGGCGGTGCATCATCTCGCCTCGCCGGAGCGGGCCGTCGAATTGGCGAACCGGCTGGAGGAAGTGATTCCGGGCTGCGCCGGGGGATGCGTGGTCTCGGAGATCGGCGCGGTCATCGGCGCGCACACCGGGCCTGGCGTGCTCGGCGTGGTCGTACAGCGAGCTAGCTGA
- the octT gene encoding diglucosylglycerate octanoyltransferase produces MSPQLLVFGDSLCFHGPEGPCAADDPRLWPNVAANALSGRADLVAGIGWTARDLWWSLTGDPRVWADLRRVDAVVLAVGHMDTLPSPLPTYLRQGLRYLRPDGVRRVVRGAYLAAQPRLSVLMRGRPRVLPARLSVSYLDQSVEALRALRPELPVFGMLPSVHRADAYGRVHTGRAEAAAALASWAARREVPLLDTPGVVGEHVLSGAGNPDGMHWGWAGHEAVGTAMAKLVAPHLGSGDVG; encoded by the coding sequence ATGAGCCCGCAGCTGCTCGTCTTCGGCGATTCACTCTGTTTCCACGGCCCCGAGGGCCCTTGCGCGGCCGACGATCCGCGCCTGTGGCCCAACGTCGCCGCGAACGCATTGTCCGGCCGAGCCGACCTCGTCGCGGGCATCGGCTGGACCGCGCGCGATCTGTGGTGGTCGCTCACCGGCGACCCACGCGTGTGGGCGGACCTGCGTCGCGTTGACGCTGTAGTGCTCGCGGTCGGCCACATGGACACACTGCCGTCGCCGTTGCCGACCTATCTGCGTCAGGGACTTCGCTACCTTCGCCCCGACGGCGTGCGTCGCGTTGTACGCGGTGCCTATCTCGCTGCGCAGCCTCGGTTGTCTGTCCTCATGCGAGGACGTCCCCGTGTGCTTCCGGCGCGGCTGAGTGTGAGCTACCTGGACCAGTCCGTCGAAGCGTTGCGCGCGTTGCGACCTGAGTTGCCTGTGTTCGGAATGCTTCCTTCGGTACACCGCGCTGATGCGTACGGGCGCGTACACACAGGACGCGCCGAAGCAGCCGCTGCACTCGCCTCGTGGGCCGCGCGACGCGAAGTGCCGTTGCTCGACACGCCCGGCGTAGTTGGCGAACATGTCTTGAGCGGCGCGGGAAATCCCGACGGCATGCACTGGGGATGGGCCGGGCACGAAGCCGTCGGCACCGCGATGGCGAAACTCGTTGCCCCGCACCTCGGCTCTGGCGACGTAGGCTGA
- a CDS encoding histidine phosphatase family protein: protein MSPRRLLLWRHGETDYNAAGRMQGHLDSALTPVGWNQARFAVPALARFAPDLVIASDLRRATDTATVLTDAIGVPLQIDKRLRETHLGEWQGLTGAEVDEGYPGDRELWRANAAWAPPGGESRVEVAERAAEVVDDLMQPNSDAGESVLLASHGGLILALTAKLLGLPVEVWPSLGGIMNCHWVDLGHREGKWRLHAYNAGITG, encoded by the coding sequence GTGAGCCCGCGGCGGCTGCTGCTCTGGCGGCACGGCGAGACGGACTACAACGCCGCCGGCCGCATGCAGGGACACCTCGATTCGGCGCTGACCCCGGTCGGCTGGAACCAGGCGCGCTTCGCCGTGCCCGCGCTCGCGCGGTTCGCGCCGGACCTGGTGATCGCCTCCGACCTGCGCCGCGCCACCGACACCGCGACGGTGCTCACCGACGCGATCGGCGTTCCGCTGCAGATCGACAAGCGGCTGCGCGAGACGCACCTCGGCGAATGGCAGGGCCTCACCGGAGCCGAGGTCGACGAGGGTTATCCCGGCGACCGCGAGCTGTGGCGCGCCAACGCCGCGTGGGCCCCGCCCGGCGGCGAGTCCCGGGTCGAGGTGGCCGAACGTGCCGCCGAGGTGGTCGACGACCTGATGCAGCCGAACTCCGACGCAGGGGAATCGGTCCTGCTCGCCTCGCACGGCGGCCTGATCCTCGCGCTGACGGCGAAGCTGCTCGGCCTTCCGGTCGAGGTCTGGCCGTCGCTCGGCGGGATCATGAACTGCCACTGGGTCGATCTCGGCCACCGCGAGGGGAAGTGGCGGTTGCACGCGTACAACGCGGGCATCACCGGCTGA
- the rsfS gene encoding ribosome silencing factor, translating into MAATSEARDLAVAAAHAAADKLASDVVVLDVSEQLVITDAFVIASAANERQVGAIVDNVEEKLRLEGHKPVRREGAREGRWVLLDYVDVVVHVQHADERSFYGLERLWKDCPRIEVEGLATVPASDAGDADGPEA; encoded by the coding sequence GTGGCAGCGACGTCCGAGGCACGGGACCTGGCGGTGGCGGCCGCGCACGCGGCGGCGGACAAGCTGGCCAGCGACGTGGTCGTCCTGGACGTGTCCGAGCAGCTCGTGATCACCGACGCGTTCGTGATCGCGTCCGCGGCGAACGAGCGGCAGGTCGGCGCGATCGTCGACAACGTGGAGGAGAAGCTCCGCCTGGAAGGGCACAAGCCGGTGCGGCGCGAAGGCGCGCGCGAGGGCCGCTGGGTGCTGCTCGACTACGTCGACGTCGTCGTGCACGTCCAGCACGCCGACGAGCGCTCGTTCTACGGCCTCGAACGGCTGTGGAAGGACTGCCCGCGGATCGAGGTCGAAGGACTGGCGACGGTCCCCGCCAGCGACGCCGGCGACGCGGACGGTCCGGAGGCGTGA
- the nadD gene encoding nicotinate-nucleotide adenylyltransferase, whose protein sequence is MSPRRIGVMGGTFDPVHHGHLVAASEVQSRFALDEVIFVPTGQPWQKSGRRVTRAEDRYLMTVIATASNPVFSVSRVDIDRGGQTYTVDTLRDLHEEYPDDELFFITGADALEQILTWHKADELFDFAHFIGVTRPGYRLNSHHLPSGKVSLVEVTAMAISSTGCRERVERGEPVWYLVPDGVVRYIAKKDLYRKDAEA, encoded by the coding sequence ATGTCACCACGCCGGATCGGGGTCATGGGCGGCACCTTCGACCCCGTGCACCACGGCCACCTCGTCGCGGCCAGCGAGGTGCAGTCGCGCTTCGCGCTCGACGAGGTCATCTTCGTGCCGACCGGGCAGCCGTGGCAGAAGTCCGGCCGTCGCGTCACCCGCGCCGAGGACCGGTACCTGATGACGGTCATCGCCACCGCGTCCAACCCGGTCTTCTCGGTGAGCCGGGTCGACATCGACCGCGGCGGGCAGACCTACACCGTCGACACGCTGCGGGACCTGCACGAGGAATACCCCGACGACGAGCTGTTCTTCATCACCGGGGCCGACGCCCTCGAACAGATTCTCACCTGGCACAAGGCCGACGAGCTGTTCGACTTCGCGCATTTCATCGGCGTCACCCGCCCCGGCTACCGGCTCAACTCGCACCATCTGCCGAGCGGCAAGGTGAGCCTGGTCGAGGTCACTGCCATGGCCATTTCGTCCACCGGATGCCGCGAACGCGTCGAGCGCGGCGAGCCCGTCTGGTACCTCGTGCCCGACGGCGTTGTGCGCTACATCGCCAAGAAGGACCTCTACCGCAAGGACGCCGAGGCCTGA